The nucleotide window TGCAACCAGGCCACCCGCGCCCCTTCCGGGAGCGACTCGGGCATGCCCGTCTCCGCGTCCGCCGAATACCAGGCGCGGACGTTGCCGAACCCGGCCACCTGCGCCAGTACCGGCGTCATCGCCTCCACCCGCCACGAGCGGGTGTAGAAGTAAAACGTGGCGACCGGGCACCGGTGGAACACCGACGCCCACTTCGCGGCGTAAGCCGCGTCATAGAAGTCGCCGGACACGTGCACCCGCACCACCAGCGCCCCTTTGGAACGCACCTCGGCGACCATGCGATCGGCGAAGTCCGCCCGGCGGGACTGCCGGAGGCACCACCGCAGCCGGCGGCGCACCTTGTCGGTGCGGAACCGCCCGCGGGTGGCGTAACACACCGACTCGCACACCTGCGACCGGCCCGGGCAGGTGCCGACCGCGGGCAGGTCGAAGTGGTGAATCGCCCGGCCCAGCTTGGCGTTGCCCAGCGCCAGTAGCGAACGTAACGTAGCCATGCTCTGTCCTCATGTGACAGGGCCACGGGCCGGGGGGTGCGACCAACACCCGCCCGGCCCACTTTGATTCCGCCGGACCATCCGACGGAACGCGACGAAAAGCCGCACAACGCGGCCAGTCGTAGCGCGTTCCCGCGAGAGTTGAAAGAACTATTTGAATGTGCTACTGAGGTGGCATGGCCAAGAAGCACCCGATTCCGGACGCCCAAGTGGCGGCCTTCCTGAAGCACTACAAGTGGCTGCTGGCGGGCAAGCCGCGTGAGCGGCTCGCGTACCGCATCATCGAGCGGCAGCGGGAGGAGATCGCGCGGCTGCGCACCGAGTTGGATACGCTCCGGGCCGCGGACGGTCAGACGTGGGCCGAGCGGGTCTCGGCGGACCGGTAAGATCGGACCCTCAGCCGCGCGGCGCGCCCGACTTCGGTCGTCCGGTTCCGAACGGCCAATTCACCTCGCGGGCCGTCACGTTCTCGGATCGTCGCGGCCTATTCGATCAGATCACAGGTATCACCCGGCCGGTCTCACATGCCGGACATGTGCGGCCGATCGCCAGTAACTCACCGGCGCCTCCGATCGCTGCGCGCGAGCGTGTCAACGCGGTGTCGGGGCCCATCCGGTCACGTCGGGACAGAACGCGCTCGGCGGCGATTCGACTGCGCCGTATGTGCAGGTGTCCGGGTGCGAACGACCGTGCTCGGGACGTGGGACTGTCAGGGGGGGAACGTGACTCGATCCTGCCCACGCGTGATCATCCAGGGCATTGCACGCGGTTCGAGCTAAATCTCGGACTTGGTGGTGGCTAACAACTGCAGCCCTTCTTCCCTCTGTTTACCGTCTGCGCGCTGCCTTCTTCCGGACCGCATGGTCACGAGTTGGGCGGATGATGTTGAGGTGTCGGCGCCTGGCGGCACCGGCTAATCGCCGGGCTCGGCAGCCCGAAGTGACTTCTCGACTTCCAGAATGACCTCGGCGGGGGACAGGCCGACGGCGCGCACGAGCCGGATGAACACCTCGATGGTCGGGGTGCGCTGGTCTCGCTCGAGG belongs to Gemmata obscuriglobus and includes:
- a CDS encoding GP88 family protein — encoded protein: MATLRSLLALGNAKLGRAIHHFDLPAVGTCPGRSQVCESVCYATRGRFRTDKVRRRLRWCLRQSRRADFADRMVAEVRSKGALVVRVHVSGDFYDAAYAAKWASVFHRCPVATFYFYTRSWRVEAMTPVLAQVAGFGNVRAWYSADAETGMPESLPEGARVAWLQTAVDEPVAGNLVFRDDPLRDARPTFSLPLVCPNEAPAGQRFGVNCGNCGQCWRQ
- a CDS encoding helix-turn-helix domain-containing protein, with product MFGKLLKEARLKAEMTQELLAVKAELTREYVSLLERDQRTPTIEVFIRLVRAVGLSPAEVILEVEKSLRAAEPGD